In a single window of the Gossypium hirsutum isolate 1008001.06 chromosome A13, Gossypium_hirsutum_v2.1, whole genome shotgun sequence genome:
- the LOC107895094 gene encoding putative methyltransferase At1g22800, mitochondrial isoform X2, giving the protein MRRFLFSQTSCSLLRRQRRPKDIPHRWFISSTSFSTAEYDDSDAFQSSPSKVKIFDRHLKRTQRDRAAWLLRPNDSFVHAVAENLVDRLEDCKKTFPTALCLGGSLQAVRQMLRGRVDLVISCLGLHWTNDLPGAMIQCKLALKPDGLFLAAILGGETLKELRIACTVAQMEREGGISPRVSPLAQVRDAGNLLTRAGFALPGVDVDEYVVRYNSGLKSKEMCIKMISNAAEYFVDADVPYPV; this is encoded by the exons ATGAGGAGATTCCTTTTCTCTCAGACCAGTTGTTCCCTGTTGAGAAGACAAAGAAGACCGAAAGACATACCCCACCGATGGTTCATATCATCCACTTCCTTCTCTACTGCGGAATATGACGACAGCGACGCCTTTCAAAGCAGTCCTTCTAAAGTCAAGATCTTCGACCGCCACCTCAAACGCACTCAG CGTGATCGAGCTGCATGGTTGCTGCGTCCCAATGATTCCTTCGTACATGCTGTAGCTGAGAATCTAGTAGATCGCTTGGAG gaCTGCAAGAAAACATTTCCTACTGCATTATGTTTGGGAGGCTCGTTGCAAGCTGTGAGGCAAATGCTGCGGGGACGTG TAGATTTGGTAATCAGTTGCCTAGGGCTCCATTGGACAAATGATCTTCCAGGGGCCATGATACAg TGTAAACTGGCATTGAAGCCGGATGGCCTATTCTTAGCAGCTATTCTTGGAGGAGAAACCTTAAA GGAGCTGCGAATAGCTTGCACCGTGGCTCAAATGGAGCGTGAAGGAGGCATTAGTCCACGGGTATCACCTCTGGCACAG GTCAGGGATGCTGGCAACCTTTTGACCAGGGCTGGTTTTGCACTTCCTGGTGTTGATGTTGATGAATACGTGGTTAGATACAACAGTG GACTAAAGTCAAAGGAAATGTGTATCAAGATGATTTCTAATGCAGCGGAGTATTTCGTAGACGCTGATGTGCCTTACCCTGTATAG
- the LOC107895094 gene encoding putative methyltransferase At1g22800, mitochondrial isoform X1: MRRFLFSQTSCSLLRRQRRPKDIPHRWFISSTSFSTAEYDDSDAFQSSPSKVKIFDRHLKRTQRDRAAWLLRPNDSFVHAVAENLVDRLEDCKKTFPTALCLGGSLQAVRQMLRGRVDLVISCLGLHWTNDLPGAMIQCKLALKPDGLFLAAILGGETLKELRIACTVAQMEREGGISPRVSPLAQVRDAGNLLTRAGFALPGVDVDEYVVRYNSALDLIEHLRAMGETNALLQRTNILKRETALATAAYDSMFAAEDGTIPATF; the protein is encoded by the exons ATGAGGAGATTCCTTTTCTCTCAGACCAGTTGTTCCCTGTTGAGAAGACAAAGAAGACCGAAAGACATACCCCACCGATGGTTCATATCATCCACTTCCTTCTCTACTGCGGAATATGACGACAGCGACGCCTTTCAAAGCAGTCCTTCTAAAGTCAAGATCTTCGACCGCCACCTCAAACGCACTCAG CGTGATCGAGCTGCATGGTTGCTGCGTCCCAATGATTCCTTCGTACATGCTGTAGCTGAGAATCTAGTAGATCGCTTGGAG gaCTGCAAGAAAACATTTCCTACTGCATTATGTTTGGGAGGCTCGTTGCAAGCTGTGAGGCAAATGCTGCGGGGACGTG TAGATTTGGTAATCAGTTGCCTAGGGCTCCATTGGACAAATGATCTTCCAGGGGCCATGATACAg TGTAAACTGGCATTGAAGCCGGATGGCCTATTCTTAGCAGCTATTCTTGGAGGAGAAACCTTAAA GGAGCTGCGAATAGCTTGCACCGTGGCTCAAATGGAGCGTGAAGGAGGCATTAGTCCACGGGTATCACCTCTGGCACAG GTCAGGGATGCTGGCAACCTTTTGACCAGGGCTGGTTTTGCACTTCCTGGTGTTGATGTTGATGAATACGTGGTTAGATACAACAGTG CCTTGGATCTAATTGAACATCTGCGAGCAATGGGTGAAACTAATGCACTTCTGCAGAGGACCAAT ATCCTGAAGAGGGAAACAGCTCTAGCAACCGCAGCCTATGATTCAATGTTTGCAGCCGAAGATGGCACCATCCCTGCAACTTTCTAG